One genomic segment of Flavobacteriaceae bacterium includes these proteins:
- a CDS encoding AAA family ATPase, whose protein sequence is MITTAQTKENDKENKIASPEKNSKILPALQPNAQLLYREMQWIVKIVDTRLALFFGDECPYGDICEVLPPELPKTGSTYADYITQNHLGFVERFVLALSMAPHLQPEVLDRLYLKNSTYDKVFSQFGGWYDKGYTGFMPTVETAFFLLAHHHFSMRFTLQQLFYSEHFFIKTGVLELNSVFSHTPLWSQIFQISQEYYDIFTIGYARPPAFSTEFPAKRIHTKMYWEDLILPSHVQRQVLELKDWIDYSPVLLDHWGLGKKINSGYKCLFYGPPGTGKTLTACILGKSVQRDVYRIDLSAVVSKYIGETEKNLAKVFDRAEHKKWILFFDEADALFGKRTETKSSNDRYANQEVAYLLQRIEEFPGLVILASNFKEHIDKAFFRRFQSAIYFPMPSTRERLQLWKTSFSSKTPLEEMVNLKKIAEKHAISGGTIINVVRHCSVKAAKRKSPVILLQDIEEGIKKELQKEGISFF, encoded by the coding sequence ATGATAACCACGGCCCAAACAAAAGAAAACGATAAGGAGAACAAAATAGCATCCCCTGAAAAAAACAGTAAAATACTCCCTGCTTTGCAACCCAATGCTCAGTTGCTTTACCGGGAAATGCAATGGATTGTTAAAATTGTTGATACCCGGCTGGCACTGTTTTTTGGCGACGAATGCCCCTACGGGGATATCTGTGAAGTGCTTCCGCCGGAATTGCCAAAGACAGGATCTACCTATGCCGATTACATCACCCAAAACCATCTCGGGTTTGTTGAACGTTTTGTGCTGGCTTTAAGTATGGCGCCCCATTTGCAACCGGAGGTACTGGACAGACTGTACCTTAAGAATTCAACCTATGACAAAGTATTTAGTCAGTTTGGAGGGTGGTACGATAAAGGCTATACCGGATTCATGCCTACCGTGGAAACTGCCTTTTTTCTCCTTGCTCATCATCACTTCAGCATGCGTTTTACATTGCAACAACTTTTTTATAGCGAACATTTTTTTATAAAAACCGGTGTATTAGAACTCAACTCCGTTTTTTCACATACCCCGTTATGGAGTCAAATTTTCCAAATATCTCAGGAGTACTACGATATTTTTACGATCGGGTACGCCCGTCCTCCTGCCTTTAGCACGGAGTTTCCCGCCAAAAGGATCCATACGAAAATGTACTGGGAGGATCTGATATTGCCCTCCCATGTTCAAAGACAGGTTCTTGAACTCAAAGACTGGATCGATTACAGTCCCGTACTACTTGATCATTGGGGCCTGGGTAAAAAGATCAACAGCGGGTACAAATGCTTGTTTTACGGACCTCCCGGCACAGGAAAAACGCTTACCGCCTGTATCCTGGGTAAAAGCGTACAACGCGATGTATACCGGATAGACCTCTCTGCGGTAGTGTCTAAGTACATAGGCGAAACCGAAAAAAACCTCGCCAAAGTATTTGACCGGGCCGAGCACAAAAAATGGATTCTCTTTTTTGACGAAGCCGATGCCCTGTTTGGCAAACGTACGGAAACCAAAAGCTCTAACGATCGCTATGCCAATCAGGAAGTAGCCTACTTGCTACAACGAATTGAAGAATTTCCGGGACTGGTGATTCTGGCTTCCAATTTTAAAGAACATATTGACAAGGCTTTTTTCAGGCGATTTCAATCGGCTATTTATTTTCCCATGCCCTCCACACGAGAGCGTTTGCAACTTTGGAAAACCTCTTTTTCATCCAAAACTCCTCTTGAGGAAATGGTTAACCTGAAAAAGATTGCAGAAAAGCATGCCATTAGCGGAGGTACCATTATCAATGTCGTTCGTCACTGTTCGGTAAAAGCCGCAAAACGAAAAAGTCCGGTCATTTTGTTACAGGATATTGAAGAGGGGATTAAAAAAGAGCTGCAAAAAGAAGGGATCAGCTTTTTTTAA
- a CDS encoding DUF4157 domain-containing protein, whose protein sequence is MKEGDKIQQEQQHEESTQESSRAGLSRSASLPTLPPTETGNGNSSPGQNPALPNINKTTESAQGILKLLGSETHLTAGDQMDVDFESEILEKANKAKAQKKEKETLLTSLSQIRSNIGKELSDYQESAGYTTSNQARAERTHLWLFLQRADHTIREVKSSKITEKGVEKLRKIYRQLQQVRIDFFNDPLYSYDATQLYSAASGSVKADKAAHKIVRGDDIDYRVVRLIALFKEDLGKNNRFAAMMNWLSVSEKDKTEIEFRYQLIRGKTIEEDLKNTFGENSLRYELLQQIYKNGRMSKPAELALELGLLYEGNFFGPEITQKMDKNRVRKLVLESPEDFTFLTHNNAPQNTLEKAAYDYLKNSIPGLFSELRNLVESRMSGQKGESTYTFSSRGERIKTGNVHADYLISLIRDPENPYTVKAYRGVVYLEDHYREFDKHEVTSRIFAWAEKDQENESLTVPLEELKKFVKSGSNFIQKEYGIVLEAGKDIPSDVGGLAPYTRVWQNFSEASQVRLFANRRAPSPGFFAGFSKERLEFIVQWVHLIYEQRIAAEKEKSTAEKQGEWEMAEKEALESSKENAGKDKIEEIDQKLKDLDDQIRIQQEKKDFDKATEAFPLKKLDMLLKKHQTKAWVSKKTELTNFKYKVLNLLSSTKKWDAQLALIKYYLPDQWEKYETAAMMYEYDENDKPVLKTDIKNIFEEKHHGKQVKMDEFKKDLEAVFNKLADQLHETNLSSQQIEQIKGMVYHRGAFENKAAKEVDQALHYPESEKTEKDYSTTNYQKLKKQARKNRLKDTTGLGEAMELFLKAKPESYEQYLMLNDPEISKYLMRKAGGIHSKDRAERVAMLIERLKDHAIVLTYDLKEVFSDLETGEDVIITARDVKKIGDLKKNKEKDLKAIQSLEGTSDEWKRTESFAKDIKEGTKEVKEITEYLEKKIKKEVEELPDLSGEYDPEKKNRELLDDTKGKEELTEDEKNKIWDNVSKLLIISQRSEKILVLDRKLKKWKKSIQKIELKKWNDEMAPLLADASEIKEKLQLEKEKLKQAKENKNSAEYVANIIGNIEQVIGVIENLEKDEEIKSLNDKMGQWREKLKNIELQKWTDEKGALEAIQTIDQEVKETKEKVKKHEEDKVKYEKEFLPDKKEKLNPLSSETYQEQRTEYWAIILAMQYDREKINHDRNRFLEYAFKAQQEKVSGTALAKIIQELNTEAYKAMTTSKFNATEGEKKAVETLKSFFENSQAIQVTDLLEASKGKKYVEKLTSDTDALKFAHDSLTDDELLTTWVGKSMQELKKLADERFDHQLQQGPNGQESDARNIINFPIELNSEIEILLHAVAKSEKKVFESKRKIFEKLGKIFIDNKTEEMRKLRLSQLEKIHIGIRIMAENQVKGYKQTQTGAQWHFMNAAGFAASGAESEMLHAFRTIIEEKQDDRTYEEKLDKIAKLVTKADLAIGHWRDTQDRLNKQVIKIVTSILTFAGSTAGLALGQFHAPLLTKIIWSVLQKLILISVEEGMKSCLAREGEQDAQDVSIDTLVKLTSTALDTVIKHGFKELLATQLDHIIARNPANAGQTKFIKTGLKIALSIPQKEISTLSEESIKLIPDLFLKKDPDVWNKLKDHSTDLLKRQAKNIAQITVLGTGKLSYGMGIGDNKFNMKTFRGTIAPEEIKFLVRDAFFKNILIKKIAGEAGGAAKTGVANVTESKPAKEDKARKDFKLAEPDFDLQEKKLEELWQDFNPDKLDEVTGTIMREVLTTLGLSIDKEAKKTKDVVEQLQKEITPQNREKLKTWLEDTFERMFNILEEEFPSYKNRLRKIKTEALKKLKDLAVKKKVKEATADHPPKQKEKQDAREAPEVSGKHEETSAQANQSPKRSQRVSREAPGVTAQTSAESKSPESTPAGAQANTAGLPEDIQTGIENATGYAMDSTTVHYNSNEPAKYNAHAITKGTDIHVAPGQEEHLEHEAVHAYQYISGELDKSEKKAEEKEKKTGKKSKKKRVPVLAKSKAGKEGIKINNDPDLEKEADVMATKVKAQHTLHQPPKRTLKRKMLPESNVVQRVVTQIGMKEDATINAVDIIGRPASVYSGTMGDHSTAFAVQKTAVIKQLQGKTINEAVTNMDKLAAKLNDLPGHKSEVISRLPESQKEKLKNAEKELNTIKEVLKTAMGDGSSVDRRIDLLQRYVDAYLEVRELIPFSTLNVAAKSKGLAGKGKGESKPLNSLLNSGSSMSNEDKLEAIMQLFDRSSVAMVAAEQNPDLMEQMAPGIDTGKSIMDNLKMLLKQHFTAIKQAFPEHAGVIDSITDENTFIKKYFDKILEELLVKQYNEFLNDWRLEEGHIQQANSISLKKRELITRVETHKNTIEELEDKRDEIKKQLGVLGLTPSLKDWPKKIQESIGGTRKRKAPVAFDGGDDPDKKKTKAEPKVKAVLSEEKTAGENKKTIGIQVLLDDHGVIT, encoded by the coding sequence GTGAAAGAAGGCGACAAAATACAACAAGAACAGCAGCACGAAGAAAGTACTCAAGAATCATCAAGAGCAGGTCTGTCGCGATCCGCTTCGTTACCCACACTGCCTCCCACAGAGACAGGCAACGGAAACAGCAGTCCCGGTCAAAACCCTGCCTTACCCAACATAAATAAAACAACAGAAAGTGCGCAAGGCATATTGAAATTATTGGGTTCAGAAACTCATTTGACTGCCGGCGATCAAATGGATGTAGACTTTGAAAGTGAAATACTGGAAAAAGCAAATAAGGCAAAAGCTCAAAAGAAAGAAAAAGAAACACTGCTGACCTCATTGAGTCAAATAAGATCTAACATTGGCAAAGAACTTTCGGATTATCAGGAAAGTGCGGGCTATACTACATCAAATCAGGCACGTGCAGAAAGAACCCATCTTTGGTTATTTTTACAACGTGCCGACCATACCATAAGAGAAGTGAAAAGCAGCAAAATTACTGAAAAGGGCGTAGAAAAGTTAAGAAAGATCTACCGGCAATTGCAACAGGTAAGGATAGATTTCTTTAATGACCCATTATACAGTTATGACGCCACTCAATTATACAGTGCTGCTTCCGGATCGGTAAAAGCTGATAAAGCTGCCCACAAAATTGTAAGAGGTGATGACATTGACTACAGGGTAGTCCGATTGATCGCTTTATTCAAAGAAGATCTGGGAAAAAACAACCGGTTTGCTGCCATGATGAACTGGCTGTCGGTAAGCGAGAAAGACAAAACAGAGATAGAGTTCCGCTATCAACTCATCAGAGGAAAAACGATTGAAGAAGATCTAAAAAATACTTTTGGCGAAAATTCCCTCAGATACGAACTACTGCAACAGATCTACAAAAACGGACGCATGTCCAAACCGGCTGAATTGGCACTGGAATTGGGATTGCTATATGAAGGAAACTTCTTTGGTCCCGAGATCACGCAAAAAATGGACAAAAATCGTGTCCGAAAACTGGTACTGGAATCCCCTGAGGATTTTACTTTTTTAACTCATAACAATGCACCCCAAAATACCTTGGAAAAAGCTGCTTACGATTACCTGAAGAATAGCATTCCGGGGCTCTTTAGCGAACTTCGAAATCTGGTAGAATCGCGAATGTCCGGTCAAAAAGGGGAGTCAACATATACGTTTTCGAGCCGGGGCGAAAGGATCAAAACCGGCAACGTACATGCCGACTACCTGATCTCCCTGATAAGAGATCCGGAAAACCCCTATACCGTAAAAGCATATAGAGGAGTAGTTTATTTGGAAGATCACTACCGGGAATTTGACAAACACGAGGTAACCTCCCGCATATTTGCCTGGGCAGAAAAAGATCAAGAAAACGAATCATTGACTGTTCCCTTAGAAGAACTTAAAAAATTTGTAAAAAGTGGCAGCAATTTCATACAAAAAGAATACGGTATAGTGTTGGAAGCTGGAAAAGACATCCCATCTGATGTTGGGGGATTAGCACCCTACACCCGGGTTTGGCAAAACTTTTCGGAAGCGTCACAAGTAAGACTTTTTGCAAACAGGCGAGCTCCTTCACCCGGATTCTTTGCCGGATTTTCAAAAGAGCGTTTGGAATTTATTGTGCAATGGGTACATCTGATCTATGAACAAAGAATTGCAGCAGAAAAAGAAAAAAGTACGGCAGAAAAGCAAGGAGAATGGGAAATGGCAGAAAAAGAGGCGTTAGAATCCTCAAAAGAAAATGCCGGAAAAGATAAAATAGAAGAGATTGATCAAAAACTAAAAGATCTGGACGACCAAATCCGGATACAACAGGAAAAGAAGGATTTTGATAAGGCTACGGAAGCATTTCCCTTAAAAAAACTGGATATGCTGTTAAAAAAACACCAAACCAAAGCCTGGGTATCGAAAAAAACCGAATTAACCAATTTTAAATACAAAGTATTAAACTTACTGTCCAGTACCAAAAAATGGGATGCACAGCTCGCCCTGATCAAATATTACCTACCTGATCAATGGGAAAAATATGAAACCGCAGCGATGATGTATGAGTATGATGAAAATGACAAACCGGTGTTAAAAACGGATATCAAAAACATCTTTGAAGAAAAACATCATGGGAAACAAGTCAAAATGGACGAATTTAAAAAAGATCTGGAAGCTGTTTTTAATAAACTGGCTGATCAATTGCATGAAACAAACCTGAGTTCACAACAGATAGAACAGATCAAAGGCATGGTATACCATAGAGGAGCTTTTGAAAATAAAGCTGCTAAAGAAGTGGATCAAGCCTTACATTATCCCGAAAGTGAAAAAACCGAAAAAGATTACAGCACAACGAATTACCAAAAACTAAAAAAACAAGCAAGAAAAAATCGTTTGAAAGATACCACCGGATTGGGAGAAGCCATGGAATTGTTCTTAAAAGCCAAACCGGAATCATACGAGCAATATCTTATGCTGAACGATCCTGAAATAAGCAAGTATTTAATGAGGAAAGCCGGAGGAATACATTCTAAAGACAGAGCGGAAAGAGTTGCTATGTTGATCGAACGATTAAAAGATCATGCCATTGTGCTTACTTACGATCTGAAAGAAGTGTTCTCCGATCTTGAAACAGGCGAAGATGTGATTATAACCGCCAGGGATGTCAAAAAAATAGGAGACCTTAAAAAGAACAAGGAAAAGGACCTGAAGGCCATACAATCGCTAGAAGGAACATCCGATGAATGGAAGCGGACAGAAAGTTTTGCCAAAGACATCAAAGAAGGCACCAAAGAGGTAAAAGAAATCACCGAGTATCTCGAAAAGAAGATCAAAAAAGAAGTGGAAGAACTGCCGGATTTAAGTGGAGAGTACGATCCTGAAAAGAAAAATAGAGAATTGCTGGATGATACGAAAGGAAAAGAAGAACTGACAGAAGATGAAAAAAATAAAATATGGGATAATGTATCCAAACTATTAATAATCTCACAAAGATCAGAAAAAATCCTGGTTTTGGATCGTAAGCTGAAGAAATGGAAAAAATCAATACAAAAAATCGAATTGAAAAAATGGAATGATGAGATGGCTCCATTATTAGCAGATGCATCAGAAATAAAGGAAAAGTTACAGCTTGAAAAAGAAAAGCTAAAACAGGCAAAAGAAAACAAAAATTCTGCAGAATATGTGGCAAACATCATCGGAAACATTGAACAGGTCATAGGAGTCATTGAAAATCTGGAAAAGGATGAAGAGATCAAATCGCTGAACGATAAGATGGGACAATGGAGAGAGAAATTAAAAAACATTGAACTTCAGAAATGGACCGATGAAAAAGGCGCACTGGAAGCAATACAGACCATAGATCAAGAAGTAAAAGAAACAAAAGAAAAAGTAAAAAAACATGAAGAAGACAAAGTAAAATACGAAAAAGAATTTCTACCCGACAAAAAGGAAAAACTCAACCCGCTATCCTCCGAAACCTATCAGGAACAAAGAACAGAATATTGGGCCATTATACTGGCCATGCAATACGACCGTGAAAAGATAAACCATGATCGCAATCGATTTTTGGAATATGCATTTAAAGCACAACAAGAAAAAGTATCAGGAACGGCTCTGGCAAAAATCATACAGGAATTGAATACAGAAGCCTACAAGGCAATGACTACATCAAAATTCAATGCTACCGAAGGGGAGAAAAAAGCGGTTGAAACGCTAAAATCATTTTTTGAAAACAGTCAGGCGATACAAGTGACAGACCTATTGGAAGCCTCTAAAGGAAAAAAATATGTTGAAAAATTGACTAGCGATACAGATGCACTCAAATTTGCCCATGACAGTCTCACCGACGATGAACTACTTACTACTTGGGTAGGTAAGAGCATGCAGGAGCTTAAAAAACTGGCCGACGAACGTTTTGACCATCAATTGCAACAAGGCCCCAATGGCCAGGAAAGTGATGCCCGAAACATCATTAACTTTCCCATAGAACTCAACAGCGAAATAGAGATACTCCTTCATGCAGTAGCTAAATCAGAAAAAAAAGTCTTTGAATCCAAACGCAAAATATTTGAAAAGCTAGGCAAGATCTTCATCGACAACAAAACCGAAGAAATGCGGAAATTAAGGCTTTCGCAACTGGAAAAAATACATATAGGAATACGTATCATGGCCGAAAATCAGGTAAAAGGTTATAAGCAAACACAAACCGGTGCCCAATGGCATTTTATGAATGCAGCAGGATTTGCGGCCTCAGGGGCTGAAAGCGAAATGTTACATGCTTTTCGAACCATTATAGAAGAAAAACAGGACGACCGGACTTACGAAGAAAAACTGGATAAAATTGCAAAACTGGTTACAAAAGCTGACCTGGCTATAGGGCATTGGCGTGATACACAAGACAGGCTTAACAAGCAGGTGATTAAAATAGTAACTTCTATTTTAACTTTTGCGGGAAGCACAGCAGGACTGGCTCTTGGACAGTTTCATGCCCCTTTGCTCACTAAAATAATTTGGAGTGTATTGCAAAAACTCATACTCATTTCCGTAGAAGAAGGTATGAAATCGTGTTTGGCTCGTGAAGGGGAACAGGACGCGCAAGATGTTTCCATAGATACTCTGGTGAAATTAACAAGCACTGCTCTGGATACTGTTATTAAACATGGTTTTAAAGAGTTATTGGCCACACAATTGGATCACATCATAGCCCGGAACCCTGCTAATGCGGGTCAAACCAAATTCATTAAAACCGGCTTAAAAATTGCACTTTCCATTCCCCAAAAAGAGATCAGCACTTTAAGTGAAGAATCCATCAAACTCATCCCGGATTTATTTCTCAAAAAAGACCCTGATGTATGGAATAAATTAAAAGACCACTCCACTGACTTGTTGAAGCGTCAAGCCAAAAACATCGCCCAAATTACTGTTCTGGGAACCGGCAAACTGTCTTATGGTATGGGCATTGGCGACAACAAATTCAACATGAAAACCTTTAGAGGAACCATTGCACCGGAAGAAATAAAATTCCTTGTCAGAGATGCCTTTTTTAAAAATATCCTGATCAAAAAAATTGCCGGTGAAGCCGGTGGAGCTGCCAAAACCGGTGTTGCGAATGTAACAGAATCCAAGCCGGCCAAAGAAGACAAAGCCAGGAAGGATTTTAAACTTGCAGAACCCGATTTTGATCTTCAGGAAAAGAAACTTGAAGAATTATGGCAAGACTTCAATCCGGATAAACTGGATGAGGTGACCGGAACCATCATGCGAGAGGTTCTTACCACTCTGGGGCTATCTATAGACAAGGAAGCAAAAAAAACCAAAGATGTAGTTGAGCAGCTCCAAAAAGAAATCACTCCTCAAAATCGCGAAAAACTAAAAACATGGCTAGAGGATACATTTGAAAGGATGTTTAATATCTTAGAAGAAGAATTTCCAAGCTATAAAAACAGACTGAGAAAGATCAAGACCGAAGCCTTAAAAAAATTAAAGGACTTAGCAGTGAAAAAGAAAGTAAAAGAAGCTACGGCAGATCATCCTCCGAAACAGAAAGAAAAGCAAGATGCAAGAGAAGCTCCCGAAGTTTCCGGTAAGCATGAAGAAACTTCAGCACAGGCAAATCAATCTCCAAAAAGATCGCAACGAGTCTCAAGAGAAGCTCCCGGGGTTACAGCGCAAACTTCCGCAGAAAGTAAATCACCTGAAAGCACTCCTGCAGGAGCTCAAGCAAATACTGCGGGTCTGCCCGAAGACATTCAAACCGGCATAGAAAATGCTACGGGATATGCTATGGACAGTACAACGGTACACTACAATTCAAACGAACCGGCAAAATACAACGCTCATGCAATTACCAAAGGAACAGATATTCATGTAGCACCGGGTCAGGAAGAACACCTGGAACATGAAGCTGTTCATGCATACCAGTATATAAGTGGAGAACTGGACAAATCTGAAAAGAAAGCCGAAGAAAAAGAAAAGAAAACCGGCAAAAAAAGCAAAAAGAAACGAGTACCGGTATTGGCAAAAAGCAAAGCAGGTAAAGAGGGAATAAAGATTAACAATGATCCTGATCTCGAAAAAGAAGCAGATGTTATGGCAACGAAGGTAAAGGCCCAACATACCTTACATCAGCCACCAAAACGTACACTAAAACGAAAAATGCTTCCTGAATCCAACGTAGTACAGCGTGTGGTAACACAGATTGGAATGAAAGAAGACGCTACTATCAATGCTGTGGATATTATAGGGCGACCTGCCAGTGTTTATTCAGGTACCATGGGCGATCACAGTACTGCCTTTGCCGTACAAAAGACAGCAGTGATAAAACAGTTACAGGGTAAAACCATAAATGAAGCCGTGACAAACATGGACAAACTGGCAGCAAAATTAAATGATTTACCCGGCCATAAATCAGAGGTGATAAGTCGATTGCCGGAATCACAAAAAGAAAAATTGAAAAATGCAGAAAAAGAACTGAACACTATAAAAGAAGTATTGAAAACAGCTATGGGTGATGGAAGTTCCGTTGACCGCCGGATTGATTTACTACAACGATATGTAGATGCTTATTTGGAAGTACGTGAACTCATCCCTTTCTCTACCCTCAACGTAGCAGCCAAGTCAAAAGGTTTGGCAGGAAAAGGGAAAGGAGAATCCAAGCCCTTGAATTCATTACTAAATAGTGGTAGCAGTATGTCAAATGAAGACAAACTAGAAGCCATCATGCAACTCTTCGACAGATCATCAGTCGCTATGGTTGCTGCAGAGCAGAACCCTGATTTAATGGAGCAAATGGCACCCGGCATAGATACAGGAAAGAGTATCATGGACAACCTTAAAATGCTTTTAAAACAACATTTCACAGCAATCAAACAAGCCTTTCCGGAACATGCAGGAGTTATAGATTCTATTACGGATGAGAATACATTTATTAAAAAATATTTTGATAAAATATTGGAAGAATTGCTTGTAAAACAATATAACGAATTCTTAAATGATTGGCGTTTAGAAGAAGGTCATATTCAACAAGCCAATAGTATAAGTCTGAAGAAACGCGAACTTATTACAAGAGTGGAAACTCATAAGAATACGATAGAGGAGTTGGAGGATAAACGAGACGAAATAAAAAAACAACTAGGTGTACTGGGACTAACACCAAGCTTGAAAGATTGGCCCAAAAAAATACAAGAATCTATCGGAGGTACACGCAAGCGCAAGGCTCCCGTAGCCTTTGACGGGGGAGACGATCCGGATAAAAAGAAAACAAAAGCTGAACCCAAGGTGAAAGCTGTTTTAAGTGAAGAAAAAACTGCTGGAGAAAATAAAAAAACGATTGGCATACAGGTGCTATTAGACGATCATGGAGTTATTACTTAA